A single genomic interval of Spinacia oleracea cultivar Varoflay chromosome 6, BTI_SOV_V1, whole genome shotgun sequence harbors:
- the LOC110787572 gene encoding mitochondrial pyruvate carrier 1-like: protein MASTFRAFFNSPVGPKTTHFWGPVANWGFVAAGLVDMNKPPEKISGNMTAAMCVYSALFMRFAWMVQPRNYLLLACHASNETVQLYQFSRWARANGYLSPKKEESTTQ from the exons ATGGCTTCTACATTCCGTGCGTTTTTTAACAGCCCTGTTGGCCCTAAAACAACCCATTTCTGGGGGCCTGTTGCAAATTGGGGATTTGTTGCCGCT GGGCTTGTGGACATGAATAAACCTCCCGAAAAGATATCAGGCAACATGACTGCTG CAATGTGTGTTTACTCTGCGTTATTCATGAGGTTTGCATGGATGGTACAGCCTCGCAACTATCTACTTCTTGCATGTCATGCTTCAAATGAAACAGTGCAGCTATATCAATTTTCCCGGTGGGCGAGGGCTAATGG GTACTTGTCACCAAAGAAAGAGGAAAGTACAACGCAGTGA